The following nucleotide sequence is from Deinococcus planocerae.
GGAGACGTCGACACCCGGCGTGATCTGCGCATCGGGTGGGCGGTCGGCGATCACCACCTCGGGTCCGGTTCCCCGTTCGGGTCCTTGGACAGGGGAAGGCGGCACGGAGGGCTCCGGTTGCGTGGCGAGGGCTGCCAGATCGACCGGCGGTCGGTACTCCGACTCGGGCACGGTGGGCGGGGGGTTGACCCAGGCCGGTTCGCTCGGTCGGTTGGCGGGTCGGCCCACCACGATCAGGGCGGATGGGGGAAGGTAATACAGGTTCTCTTCCTGAAAGGGATGGCTGCTGGCCCGTACCGTCTGCCCATCGGCCTCCGCCTCGACGAGGGCGCGGACCGCGTCGAGGACCCGCAGGGCCCGCTCGGCCTGTGGAACTCCGTAGGCGGCGAGCGCCTGGCCGATCACCTCCTCGTCGAGGAAGGTCCGTGCCCGTTCCAGGACGTGCGCGTCCTGCTGAGAGCGAGACCACCGTCTGCCGCCTGGAGGACGGAGACGGCCGAACTGGAAGAAGGTCAGCCGAGCCTCGCTCCGGAGGACATCGGCGAAGGTCGGTTGTTTCAAGGGCTTCCTCCTCTCACCACCGGCGCACACTCCAGGGCCGGTAGCCGTCCAGCCACAGGTGCAGCCAGTACGCGAGCAGGTATCCGCCTAGCGCCGCCGCAAGGAGCGGCCCGTCCGGGATGGGCACCCGCGGGGGGACGTCCAGGGCACGGTCCACGGCGAGCAGTGCGGTGACCGGCAGGGTCAGCAGGACGGCCGCGTACCCCAGCAGCAGCAGCGGTCCGCGGATGTAAGTGTGCGTGACGCCCCGGTGCCGCACGAACAGGCTCAGCGGGCGCCACAGGTCTCCCCAGACCCCCCAGTTGCGCCGGGCCCGCACGCGAACGTGTCCCGCCAGGTCGAGGTCGGGCGTGATCAGCAGCGTCCCGGTCAGGTATCCCATCGCCAGCGAGAGGAGCAGGTCCTGGGAAACGTGCAGGGCGGTCAGGGGTCCGGCGATCCCCACCAGGGCGAGCAGATTGACGCCGGTGTGCAGGTCACCGCTGGGCATCGCTGCTGGGCGTGACGTTGAGGGTCGTGCGGCTGGTGTACTCGTTGATGCCGACGCGGTACGGCCACAGGACCGTGGGAGTGGCCCCGGCGTCGGCCGCACTGGCGGTCACGGTGCCGTAGCGGGTGGTGCCGGGGGCGACCACGAGCGTGCTGAGGTTCGTCTTGACGAGCACGCTGCCGCCGTTCTGACCGTGGATCGCCAACTGCCGTTCGTTGAGGGTGACCGCCCGGGACCCAGCCTGCACGCGGTAGTGCATCACGAGCACGTTCCCGTCGCAAGTGGCGGTGAAGGTGAAGCGCGGGGTCTCCTCGGCGCCGAGGGCCGCACCCGGACGGAGGCTGGCGGTGGGGGCGCTGGCCTGTGGAGTCGGCGGGGCCGGGCTCGTCTCCTCGGGGTCCTGGACCGTGACGTTCACGATACTGCCCGTGTGGTCGCTCGACAGGGTGAGGCGCCAGGTGTAGGTTCCGCTTTCGGTCACGATCTGTAGAGGCGTGGAGCCGTACCCAGTGAGGCCCGCGAGCAGCACGCGGTTGCCGTCCTTTCTGCGGTCGACCAGCCCGTCGCGTGTGACCAGGACGTCCTTGACGGCCTCGGGGAAGACGAGGGTGCCGAGGGCACCGGGACCGAGCGTCAGGGTGTAGTGCTGGGCCTGCTGCGGGGTCAGGATGACGTTCACGTCCTTCAGGGCGACGGCGGGTGTGGAGATGAGGGCGAGGAGGGCGAGCAGGGTGAGGCGTCTGGTCATGGGTGGATGTCCTCCACCCTGGAGTGTGGTGGCGGGCCAGGTTGGACGCTGCGGCATGTCGGGCAGCCGTGGGGCCCTGTTGTTGCCGGCCACGTGCTCCTGGCCCTGCTCTCGCTTGAACGGCCGGATGTCCTGACCCTCACACACCCCTTCGTTCCCGTTCACGTTTCGCGCCGGTTGACCGGAAATGCTCGGCTGCCAGGCTCCACTTCGGGTGAACACCCCCAGGCTCCCGATGCAGCGGCAGCGCACCTCGCCTCGCCAGAGCGCACGGGCGAGCACGTCCGTGACCACCGAGCGTGGAAGATCGGTGGTGGTCACGAGCGCTGCCACGGTGCGCTGCCGCTCGACCTCGGCGAGGACCCGCTCTTGGGTCACCTCGTCGGGCTCGATGTCCAGGGTGGTCAGATGATGGAGGCGGAGAGTTCCTGCGCGGTCGGCGGCCTTGCACACCAGGCCAGCGTCCTGAAGAGTCCTGAGGAGGGTGTGGGCGTCCGCACGCGGGAGGCCGGTGAGGGCCGCGATGTCGCCGGTGGTGGACGGGCCTTGTCCGAGGAGGTCGAGCACGTGCAGGCTGTGGAGAGGGGAGAGAGCGTTCATGCCGCTCCACCACGCGCTGTGTGAGGGACCAAGCGGGCGAGCAGGGCCCGTTGAATGAGCAGATGCGCCTGAGCGGGCTGTTGGACGTACAACTGCTCATACTTGGGGCGCAGACCTGCAAGTTCACGAACTTCTGGTAACAGGGGGAGCGCGCCGACGAAGTAGCTGTCCCCCTGGACATAGACGTGGGGCCCCCCAGCGTGTTGGTGGAGGACCAGGGCGGTGAGGAGGCTCAGCATCAGGAGCTGGGCTTGGTCGCGCCCGACCTCGAACAGGTCCCCCAGCGCTTCGGTGAGTTCCTCGCGGGCCTGTGCGGAGCGCAGCGGCACGTCGTTCATGACGTGGTGCTGGTGTATCGGTCGAACCCGAGGAGGAGTGTCTGGCACCCGGTGCTTGCTGGCAGGCGGGGAGGACTGGGAGGATGACCCGGGTGCGGGACACACTGCGGACAGGGCGGCATACCCCCATTGTTCCTGTGGGTCAGGGTGGACGCGGGCCCTTCCGCACTCGGCGAGGTTGTCCTTGACCAGCTTGTCCACGAACGGCGGTGATCCGATGTGCTGGGGCCTGGTAGAGGCAACGCTTCTGGGCAAGGGCGTAGCCCGGCCCGGCCCGGCAGGCCTCACCACTGCTGGATGGCCTGCCGGGCGCGCTTCACGCCGACGCGCACGTACCCGCGCGTCGTATTCACGTTGGCGTGCCCCAGCACCTCCGCCACCGCCACGAAGTCCCCCAGCGCCTCGTACAACCGGCTCCCCATGTACTTGCGGAAGGCGTGGAACCCCCGGAAGTCGTTGCCCCCGTCCCTCCGCGCGAACAGCGGCCGCACGTGATACGCCGCGCCCTGCCAGGTGCGGTACGGGAAGATGAAGTCCTCACGGTGACGCCGGGTCCGGGTCACCCCCCGGTAGGCATGCAGCGCGTCAGCCAGCCGGGGGCTGATCGGGACCACCCGGCTCTTGCGCCCCTTGCCCGACTGCACGACGAGGTGCGGCTCGTCGTCCCCCGCGTCCACGTCCGGCCAGCGCAGGCTCAGGGCCTCGTCGATGCGCAGCCCCGAATGGGTGAGGACCAGCAGCAGCGCCCACACCTCCAGTTGCCGGGAGCGCTTTGCTGGTGTCTCTGCCTCCCCGTAGGCGTCCCGGGCGCGGGTCAGCACCCGGGCGACGAGGCTCTCGGTGTACGGCGCGTTCTTCTCCAGGGGATGCCGCCGGTCGCGGGGGAGGCGCACGTCCTCGAAGGGGGAGGCCTGGGTAGCCCCTGCCCAGCGCAGCGCCTTGTACAGGGTGATCCCCGCCGCCACTCGGGCCTGCACGGTGCTGATCGACTTGCCGGAAGCGATCAGGTCACCTATCCACGTCTGAGCGTCCTCACGCTCGGGACCGAGGACCTTCCAGGCCCGGTTCGTCATGTGGTCCACGAGCTGCCGGACCCCGGTGCGGTAACTGAGCAGGGTGTGGCGGCTGATCAGGACGCCCGACTGCGCGTGCTGGGTGAGGTAGGCCTCGACCAGGGACCAGAGCGCCTCGGCGTCCTTTTCGGCGCAGGCCTGGACGGCGCGGCGGCGGCGCTCGTCGGGGTGGAGGGTCACCCAGTCCCGGGCCCGGTCGTGCAGGTCCTGGCGAACCAGGTCGAGGGACCAGCCCGTCATGCTCGAGGTCTCCGCAGGTGCCGGGCGAGGACGGCTTCCACCACGTAACCGGGAACGTCGCGCTGCCCCTCCTCCCAGGCGTCGAACAGGGCCCGCGCCAGTTCACGGATGGGCGGGAGCAGGGTAGGATTGGTGGCGAGCCGTTCCGCCTCACGCCGCTGCGCCTCCGGGTCCAGGCCGTCCTCAGCGAAGGCCGCAAGCAGTTCCTCAACGCGCAGGGCGTCGGTGCCTTGCAGCGCCACGTCCTGGCGCATGTGGGCTTGGCCGTACCGCCCCTCGTACACGGGGGTGTGCAGGGGGCCGGCGAGGAGGCAGGCGAGTTCGAGGAGGGCCTCGTGCTCGTCCTGGGGCCAAGTGTCGGGAAGTTCGCGCACCACCGCGGCAAACTGGTGGAAGCCGGGGACCGGGATCTCCTGGGGGTCGAAGGTTACCCGGACGAGGTGGATCTGCGAGGCTGGAGTCAGGGCGTAGTACGCGGCGGCGTGGCCGGCCTCGTGGTGCATGAGGGTGATGGCTTCCACGAGGTCGAGGAGTTCGGCGGCCAGAGTCGCCGCTCGTTCGGGCGTCTTTGCTTGGCGAATCTGAAGGGCGAGGTCGCG
It contains:
- a CDS encoding DUF2227 family putative metal-binding protein produces the protein MPSGDLHTGVNLLALVGIAGPLTALHVSQDLLLSLAMGYLTGTLLITPDLDLAGHVRVRARRNWGVWGDLWRPLSLFVRHRGVTHTYIRGPLLLLGYAAVLLTLPVTALLAVDRALDVPPRVPIPDGPLLAAALGGYLLAYWLHLWLDGYRPWSVRRW
- a CDS encoding MarR family transcriptional regulator; translation: MNALSPLHSLHVLDLLGQGPSTTGDIAALTGLPRADAHTLLRTLQDAGLVCKAADRAGTLRLHHLTTLDIEPDEVTQERVLAEVERQRTVAALVTTTDLPRSVVTDVLARALWRGEVRCRCIGSLGVFTRSGAWQPSISGQPARNVNGNEGVCEGQDIRPFKREQGQEHVAGNNRAPRLPDMPQRPTWPATTLQGGGHPPMTRRLTLLALLALISTPAVALKDVNVILTPQQAQHYTLTLGPGALGTLVFPEAVKDVLVTRDGLVDRRKDGNRVLLAGLTGYGSTPLQIVTESGTYTWRLTLSSDHTGSIVNVTVQDPEETSPAPPTPQASAPTASLRPGAALGAEETPRFTFTATCDGNVLVMHYRVQAGSRAVTLNERQLAIHGQNGGSVLVKTNLSTLVVAPGTTRYGTVTASAADAGATPTVLWPYRVGINEYTSRTTLNVTPSSDAQR
- a CDS encoding tyrosine-type recombinase/integrase produces the protein MTGWSLDLVRQDLHDRARDWVTLHPDERRRRAVQACAEKDAEALWSLVEAYLTQHAQSGVLISRHTLLSYRTGVRQLVDHMTNRAWKVLGPEREDAQTWIGDLIASGKSISTVQARVAAGITLYKALRWAGATQASPFEDVRLPRDRRHPLEKNAPYTESLVARVLTRARDAYGEAETPAKRSRQLEVWALLLVLTHSGLRIDEALSLRWPDVDAGDDEPHLVVQSGKGRKSRVVPISPRLADALHAYRGVTRTRRHREDFIFPYRTWQGAAYHVRPLFARRDGGNDFRGFHAFRKYMGSRLYEALGDFVAVAEVLGHANVNTTRGYVRVGVKRARQAIQQW